One genomic segment of Manis pentadactyla isolate mManPen7 chromosome 1, mManPen7.hap1, whole genome shotgun sequence includes these proteins:
- the P2RY12 gene encoding P2Y purinoceptor 12, with protein sequence MDNLTSVAGNGSLCTRDDKISQVLFPLLYTVLFFVGLITNSLAMRIFFQIRSKSNFIIFLKNTVISDLLMILTFPFKILSDAKLGTGPLRTFVCQVTSVIFYFTMYISISFLGLITIDRYQKTTRPFKTSNPNNLLGAKILSVVIWAFMFLLSLPNMILTNRRPRDNNVKKCSFLKSEFGLVWHEIVNYICQVIFWINFLIVIVCYTLITNELYRSYLRTRGAGKAPKKKVNIKVFIIIAVFFICFVPFHFARIPYTLSQTRDVFDCSAENTLFYVKESTLWLTSLNACLDPFIYFFLCKSFKNSLMSMLKCPNSAASPSQGSRKKRQDGSDPSEETSM encoded by the coding sequence ATGGACAACCTCACCTCTGTGGCTGGGAATGGCAGCCTGTGTACCAGAGACGACAAAATCAGCCAGGTCCTCTTCCCGCTCCTCTATACTGTCCTGTTTTTTGTTGGACTCATCACAAACAGCCTGGCAATGAGGATTTTCTTTCAAATCCGCAGTAAAtccaactttattatttttcttaagaacACAGTGATTTCGGATCTTCTCATGATTCTTACTTTTCCATTCAAAATCCTTAGTGATGCCAAACTGGGGACAGGACCTCTGAGAACCTTTGTGTGCCAAGTGACCtctgtcatattttattttacaatgtatATCAGTATCTCATTCCTAGGACTGATAACTATTGATCGCTATCAGAAGACCACCAGGCCATTTAAAACATCCAATCCCAACAACCTCTTGGGGGCTAAGATTCTCTCTGTGGTCATCTGGGCCTTCATGTTCTTACTCTCTTTGCCTAACATGATTCTGACCAACAGGAGGCCAAGAGACAACAATGTGAAGAAATGCTCTTTCCTCAAATCGGAATTTGGTCTGGTCTGGCATGAAATAGTCAATTATATCTGTCAAGTCATTTTCtggataaattttttaattgtcattGTATGTTATACACTCATTACGAATGAACTGTACAGGTCTTATCTAAGAACAAGGGGTGCAGGCAAAGCCCCCAAGAAAAAGGTGAACATCAAAGTTTTCATTATCATTGcggtattttttatttgtttcgtTCCTTTCCATTTTGCCCGAATTCCCTACACCTTAAGCCAAACCCGCGACGTCTTCGACTGCTCTGCTGAGAACACTCTGTTCTACGTGAAAGAAAGCACTCTCTGGCTCACTTCCTTAAACGCATGCCTGgatccattcatttactttttcctttgcaAGTCGTTCAAAAATTCCTTGATGAGTATGCTCAAGTGCCCCAATTCTGCAGCATCGCCTTCCCAaggaagtaggaaaaaaagacaGGATGGTAGTGACCCAAGCGAAGAGACTTCAATGTAA